The genomic region CCGTCCTCGGCCCGCAGCAGCACCCGGTCCACGGTGTGCCCGGCGTCCCGCAGCGCCGCCTCCGGCTCGGTGAACTGCGGGTGCACGACCACGGGTTGACGGACCTTCAGCGCGCGCGCCAGCAGCACGAAGGCCTCGGCGGCGCCCGCCGTGAGCAGCACCCGCTCCACGGGCAGTCCGTGCCGCGCCGCCACCGCGGCCCGCGCGGCCCGCCCGTCCGGATAGGCAGCCAGCCCGTCCAGCGACTCGGCGACGTGCGCGCGCAGCCAGTCCGGCGGAGTGCCCGCACGGACGTTCACCGCGAGGTCGACGAGCGCCGAGCCGTCGTCGCGCACCTCGGCGTCGCCGTGGTGCCGAAGGTCGTGCGCGTCACCGTGTCCGCCGGGGCGGTATCCGCCCGGGCCGCCTCTGCCGTCTATGTCGTCCCCGTCGTTCCTGTCAGTGCGCATGGGAGGGTGCGTGGCCGTCGTGGTGGTGATGTCCGTGGTGGTGCCCGCCGTCGTGGTGGCCGTCGTGGTGGCCGTCGTCGTCCGGGTGGAAGTGCGGCTGCTGGGGGAGCCCCACCTTGTCCTCGAAGCCGGGCAGCGCGATGCGGTAGACGCAGGAGTCGCAGTTCATCCGCAGATCACCCGCGACCGCCTCCCGGTAGCGCTCCATGACCAGGTCGAGCAGTTCCGGCTCCGGCCCGATGACGTCGGCCGAGACCACCTCGACCTCCGGATGCGCGGCCGCCCACCCCTCGGTCTGCTGCCGCACCCGGTCCGGGAGGATACCCGTGAAGAGGAAGTAGGGGAGTACCACGATCCGGCGCGCGCCCAGCTTCACACAGCGGTCCAGGCCCGACGGCACGTCCGGCGCGGCCAGCGAGACGAACGCCGTCTCCACGCCCGCGTAACCCCGCCCCTCCCACAACAACCGCGCCGCCTTGTGCACTTCGGCGTTGGCGTCCGGGTCGGTCGAGCCGCGCCCGACGAGCAGGACGGTCACCGCGGCCCGGTCCTCGGGTGTCCGCCCCGAGCCGCCGAGCGCCTCGTCGAGCCGCCGCTCCAGCACGGTGAGCAACGCCGGGTGCGGGCCCAGCGGACGCCCATACGTGTACGAGATCCCGGGGTGCCGCTCCTTCTCACGGCTCAGCGCGGCCGGGATGTCGCCCTTGGCGTGCCCGGCGGACACCAGCATCAGCGGGACCGCGGCGAACCGGCGCACCCCCTGCTCGACCAGTTCGGCGACGGCCTCGCCGAGCGGCGGCGGGGACAGCTCGATGAAGCCGCCCGCGACAGGCAGCCCGGGGTTGCGGCGGCCCAGCTCGCGTACGAAGTCACGGAAGGCCTCGGCACCCGCGTCGTCCCGGGTGCCGTGTCCGGCGATGAGCAGGGCGGGGGCGGGGGTGGTCACGATTTCTCCTTGGACTGGAACGAGGACTCGGCCCGGGACTGGGAGTCAGCCCGGGACTCGGACTGGGACTGGGAGTCAGCCCGGGGCACGGGGTGGTACAGCAGGGCGTTGAGCGCCGCCGCGGCGACCGCCGAGCCGCCCTTCTCGGACACGTTGCTGACCGCGGGCAGCCCGCTCTCGCGGAGCGCGGCCTTGGACTCGGCCGCGCCGACGAAACCGACGGGCAGCCCGATGACGAGCGCCGGAGCGGCGTCCAGCGTGAGCAGCTCTTCGAGCGCGGTCGGGGCGCAGCCGATCACCCAGATCGCACCGGGCCCGACCTGCTCGTACGCGAGCCGGACCGCGTGGGCCGAACGGGTCAGCCCCGGACCGGACACGGCGTCCTTGAGCCGGCAGACGGTGTCGCGCCGGGTGATGCCCGCCGCGACCATCTCCACGTCCACCACGACGGGCGCCCCGTCGTGCAGCGCCCGGTGGGCCCTCTCCAGCGCGGCCTCGTCGGTCACGAGGTCGGTCGCGTAGTCGAGGTCGGCGGCGGAGTGGATCACCCGCTCCACGACGGCACGGGTCAGCGGCGGGAAGTGCGAGGTGTCCAGGCGGGCCCGCAGCCGCCGGAAGGACTCCTGCTCGATGGGGTGCACGATCCGGGCCCCGGGGTCCATGGTCCGGGCTCCGGGGTCCATGGTCCCGGCGCCGTGGTCCATGGTCCGGGCCCCGTGGTCCACGGTTCGGGCCCCGTGGTCCGTGATCCGGTTCTCCGGGAACACCCCGCTCACTGCGCTCACTTGGACTCCTCCTGCCAGCGGTAGCCACGCGGCGTCACCATACGCCCGGCGATCTCACGGGTCGCCGTGTTGCCCACGGTCACCACCGTCATCATGTCCACCGTCGCCGGATCGAGTCCGGAGAGGGTGGTCAGGCGGCTGGATTCGTCGGGGCGCGAGGCGTTGCGTACGACTCCCACGGGCGTCGTCGGCTTCCGGTGCTGGGCGAGGATCGTGAGCGCCTTCGGGAGCTGCCAGTCGCGGCCCCGGCTGCGCGGGTTGTAGAAGGTGACGACGATGTCGGCCTCGGCCGCCGCGCGCACCCGGCGCTCGATGACCTCCCACGGTGTGTGCAGGTCGGAGAGGCTGATCGACACATGGTCGTGGCCGAGCGGCGCGCCCAGGATCGCTCCGGCCGCGAGCGCGGCGGTCACCCCGGGCACCCCGACCACGTCGATGTCGTCGGACGCCTCCGCGAGCGCGGGCGACGCCATCGCGTACACGCCCGCGTCGCCGCTGCCGATCAGCGCGACCGCCTGCCCGAGCCGGGCCTCGGCCACGGCCGTCCGGGCCCGCTCCTCCTCGGCGCCGAGCCCCGACTCCAGGATCCGGGTGCCCGGGAGGAGCAGGTCGCGGATCTGGTCGACGTACTGGTCGAGCCCGACGAGCACCGAGGCCCGGCGCAACTCGTCCTTCGCGCGGGGCGTCAGCAGGTCCCGGGCGCCGGGACCGAGGCCGACCACCGCGAGCCGCCCGCGCACCGGCCTGCGTACGACGGCGCAGGTCGCCATCGCTGGCCGCGCGGCCGACTTGCGCTTGGGGACCAGGAGTTCGCCGCCGCGCAGCAGGGCGGCGGCCTCCGCCACCGACGGGGTGCCGACGGCGGCGAGGGGCGCGTCCGAGGGGTTCGGCACGTCGACCGCCGCCAACTCCTCGGCGCCGTACGTCACCACGGGCACCCCGAGCCGCTCGGCCGCTCCGAGAATGCCGGGCTCATCGGCCTTGGCGTCCACGGTGGCGAACTCGGCGACGGACTTCGCCGAAAGACCGGCGTCCCGGAGCGCGTCCTCGACGAGCCCGAGCACCTCGTCGACAGGAGCGCCCTTGGAGGCACCGACGCCGACGACGAGAGAGGGCGGCCGGAGCACGACCTCACTCTCGGCGGGCTCAACAGCCCTGTCACTGACGCGAATTGAGTACGCCCCGGTCTCGGCGACCCGAAGCGGCGGAAGCGGCCAGGCCACGTCGGCCTTCAGTGCAACTGCTTCCCCGTCGAGCATGGCCCGGGACACCCCGGCCACATCCCCTTCCACCGGCAGGCCGAGCATGTCGAGCCCCGGCAGACCCACGGAGTCGGTCGCCGTCGTCACGACGGGTTCGGCACCGAGCAACTCGCCCACCGCGCGGGCGAGTTCATTGGCGCCACCGCCGTGGCCCCCGACCAGGGACACCGCGAACCGCCCGCCCTCGTCGACACACACGATCCCGGGATCGGACGCCTTGTCGATGAGCAGCGGCGCGACGAGCCGCACCACGGCTCCCGTGGCGAGGAAGCACACAAGCTGCTCACACTCCGCGAAGGCCCGCCGTACGGCGTCGCCCACGGGCCCCTCGTACACGCGGGTACGGCCCGGCCAGGCCGAGGCCACCCGCTGACAGCCCGCCGAACCGGCGGCCGTCGCGGAAATCAGGCCGATCACTGAGCAACTCCTTCATCGCGCGCCGGAGGCCGGACGCCCCACAGCAGGAAAACGGGATTGGTCGCCGCGAGCCGGGTGACATCCCCCGGCAGCGGCGCCAGCCGGGACGACTGCAGCAGTACGCCGTCACAGTCGAGCCCGGCCGCGACCAGCGCGTCCCGGACCGCCGGAACCCGGTCGAGGGCGGCCATCGCCACGACGACCGACCGCCGCGCCCGTCGGGCACAGGCGGTCACGATGGCGGGCAGTTCCCGGCCGCCCCCGCCGATGAACACGGCGTCGGGGTCGGGCAGGTCGGACAGCACGGTCGGCGCGGCGCCGTGCACGGCGGTCACGTCGACCCCGTGCGCGGCGGCGTTGGCGCGGACCCGTTCCACACCGTCCAGGGTCTTCTCCACGGCGGTCACGGCGGCCCCGAGCCGTGCGCATTCCACGGCCACCGAGCCGGAGCCCGCGCCGATGTCCCACACGTGCTCACCGAGCCGCGGCCCGAGCCGGGCCAGCGCCAGCGCCCGTACCTCGAACTTGGTGATCATCGAGTCCCGGTGGGTGAACTCACCCTCGTCCAGGGCCCATTGGGCGGGTCCGGGCGGCGGCCCCGCGATCGTACGCACGGGGGAGAGGACGCGTGACTCGTCGAGACAGAGCACGACGCTCACCGCCGGCCCCCAGTCGCGGGCGGCGGCCTCGGCGGGCGTGACCCGCTCGACCCGCTCCCCGGACTGCGAGGCGGAGCCCGAGTCCGGGGCGGTGCCGGTGCCGGTGCCGGTACTGGCACCCGAGCCAGTGCCCGAGTCCGCGCCCGCCCCCAGCGCCGAAGCAACCACCAACACCCGCCCGCTCGACCGGAGCGCGGCCCCGAGTTCCGCGGGTCCGGAGCCCGGCCCCGTCAGCACCGCCACCTTGGGGTGGGCCCGGCAGACGTTCACGGCGGTCCGCAGAGCACGCCCGTGCGCGCTCACGACCACCGCGTCGTCCCAGGTCAGCCCGAGCCGCGCGAAGGCGGTGGCGACGGACGACACCCCCGGGTGGACCGCCAGCCGGTCGGCCCCGAAACGCTCCGCGAGCGCCCGGACGATCCCGAAGAACCCGGGGTCCCCGGAGGCCAGCACGACAACTCGCCCCTGGTCCGCGGGCTTCTCCAGATACTGCTCGATCGCGTCGAGGGCGGGCGCGAGCGGACCGAGGACGACTCGCTCGGCCGTGTCCGGCATCGTCGTCGCGGCGGCCAGATGGCGTCGGCCGCCCACGACGAGCCCCGCCCCGGCCAACGCGGCCCCGGCGTCCGGCGAAAGGGGCGCCCCCGTACCCGTACCGACGACGGTGATCACGGAGTGACACCCTGAGTACCTCGCGCACCCTGAACGCCCTGTGTACCCTGTGCACCCTGTGCACCCTGTGTCCGCAGCGCCCTGCGGGCCTCCGGATCGGCCTTTCGGAAACCGTGGAAGTGGCCGGGGTGGTAGAGGTGCGAGCGCGTGCCGTGTGCGTCGAGGGCCGGGCCGACCAGGAACAGCGTGTGCTTCCAGAGCTTGTGCTCCTTGACGGTCTCCTCCAGCGTGCCGATCGTGCACTTCACGATCAGCTCCTCCGGCCAGGTCGCCTGGTACGCGACCACGACCGGCGTCGACGTCGGATAACCGCCCTCCAGCAGCTCCCGTACGAGCTGTCCGCTGCGGGCGGCCGACAGGAACAGCGCCATCGTCGTGCCGTGCCGCGCGAACTCCCGTACTTCCTCCCCGGGCGGCATCGGCGTCTTGCCGCCGCCGAGCCGGGTGAGGATCACGGACTGCGCGACCTCGGGGATGGTCAGCTCACGCTGGGCGAGCGCGGCGACGGCCGAGAAGGAGGAGACGCCGGGCACGATCTCGGTCTCGATGCCGATCTCCGCGCACCGGTCGGCCTGTTCCTGCGTACCGCCCCAGAGCGCGGGGTCGCCGGAGTGGATCCGGGCGACTCTCAGCCCGGTCTCGGCGGCGCGTTCGTACACGGCGACGACGTCCTCCAACGACATCGTCGCCGAGTCCAGGATCTCGGCTCCCTCACGCGCGTGTTCGAGAACCTCGGCCTGTACCAGGCTGGCCGCCCAGATCACGACGTCGGCCTCGGCGATGGCGCGCGCGGCACGGAACGTCAGCAGGTCGGCGGCACCGGGCCCGGCCCCGACGAAGGTCACCTTGCCGGTGGGGGCATCGGCCATGGGATGGGGTCCTCTCCTACGGGTGCTGCGGGTATCGCTACGGGTAACGCAGGGGGTTTCGGGGGCGCTTCGGGACGTCATCACACGTATTCCGGAAGCCGTGCGGGCTCGGGCGTGCGGCGGACGTGCGTGAACACGGGTTGATCGGATAGCAAGGGCCTATGGCGGTGTTCGTCGCGCTCGGCGCGTTCCTCATGACGCTGGCCGGCGGCTGGACGGCGCAACGCGTCACCGACCGCCGCCACCTCGTCCTCGGTCTGGCAGGCGGTCTGATGCTGGGCGTCGTCGGCCTGGATCTGCTGCCGGAGGCGCTCGACGCGGCGGGTGACGAGATCTTCGGCGTCCCGGCCGCGCTGCTGCTGTTCGTGGCGGGCTTCCTGCTGGCGCACCTGGTGGAACGCCTGCTGGCCGCACGACAGGCGGCGCACGGGGCTGAGGAGCACGACGGCCGCGCGCCCGAGGTGGGCCTGACGGCCGCCGCCGCGATGGTCGGCCACAGCGCGATGGACGGCGTCGCGATCGGCGCGGCCTTCCAGGTCGGCGGCGGCATGGGAGCGGCCGTGGCCGTCGCCGTGATCGCCCACGACTTCGCGGACGGCTTCAACACGTACACGATCACGACGCTGTACGGGAACGCCCGCCGCAAGGCGATCGCGATGCTGTTCGCGGACGCGGCGGCACCGGTGGTGGGCGCCGCCTCGACGCTTCTCTTCACGATCCCCGAGCATCTGCTCGGCGGCTATCTCGGCTTCTTCGGCGGCGCGCTGCTGTATCTCGCCGCCGCCGAGATCCTCCCCGAGGCCCACCACGAACACCCGGCGCGCTCCACACTTCTGTGCACGATCGCGGGTGCGGCCTTCATCTGGCTGGTGGTGGGCATCGCGGAGTGAGGCGCGCGGATACCGCCCTCTGACGGAAGTCACTGTTCCGCTGACGGGAGTCACAACTTTCCGCCGCGTCCGCCGTCGCGCCGCGCGGGCGCGATGAGCGTCGAGAGATAGGGCAGCGGGGTGCCGTCCAGCTCGCCCGCGGGCCGAATGGACTCGTCCGGCAGCCCCAACGCCGACCCCCACACGGCATCGTCGAGCCGCCCGGTCTCCCGCAGCGCCGCGGCGACTTCCTGGGCCAGCCGCCCGAACTTGTACGCGACGACGGTGCCGGGCCCGTTGAGGGCGTCCTTGAGCGCGCCGGCCCCGGCGGTGACGGGCACGAGCGTCAGTGGTTCGGTGCCCTCCGTCAGCACGGCCCCGGAACGGGCGGCGAGGTCCTGCATGGCGGTGATTCCGGGCACGGTCTCGACGACCGTCCCCGGTACGGCGTGCGCGATGGTCTGCGCGAGATAGGTGAACGTGGAGTACACGTTCGGGTCGCCGATGGTCGCGAACGCCACGGTCCCGTGCGTACGCAGCAGCCCGGCCACCCGCTCCCCGGCGGCGTCCCAGGCGGCCTCGCGGCGCCCCCGGTCGGACCGCTCGTTGAGCGCGAAGACGACACGTACGACCTTGTCCTCGGACACGTAATGCAGAACGGTCGCCTCGGCGCGCCCCCGCTCCCCGCCATCCGTCCCATCGGGCGCGGCCATGACGGGCACGACGACGACATCGGCCGCCCGGAGGCAGTTGACCCCCTTGACGGTCACGAGCTCGGGATCCCCGGGCCCGACCCCGACCCCGATCAGCCTGCTGTTGCCCATGACCCGACACACCTCTCCACGAACCGACGGGCGACACCGGGCGCGGACGCCCAATGCGTATGCAGATAACTCGCGTGCACGCCCTGCTGTACGAAACCTTCGACCCGCCGCACCGGAGCACGCAGCCCCCAGGCGGGGGCCACCCCCGCCCCGGGCTCCACGACGGTGCGGTGAAACTCATGCCCGCGCATCCGGCTGCCGGCCTCGGCCAGCACACTGTCGGACACGGCGACGGCGTCCCGATACCCCAGGGTCAGCCGCTCGTCCATCCGCGCCTTCGCGTCGATCACCCCGCACATGGGCCGCCCGTCGAGCTCGCGCGAGAGATACAGCAGCCCCGCACACTCGGCGGCGACGGGAGCCCCACGCTCGGCGAGCGAGGCAACGGCCTTGCGGAGGGGTTCGTTGGCGGACAACTCAGGTCCGTACACCTCGGGAAACCCGCCCCCGATGACCAACCCCCGTGTCCCTTCGGGCAGTTCCTCATCCCGAAGCGGATCGAAGGTGACGACATCGGCCCCGGCCGCGGCAAGCAACTCGGCATGCTCGGCATAGGAGAAGCTGAAGGCGGCCCCACCCGCTATGGCAATCCTCGGGCCATCCAGCCCGTCCGGCGTTTGAGGACGAGGCCGTTCAGGCCGATACGGGGGTCTGGGGGCAGAGCCCCCAGGGTCGGGAATGGGAAGGGGCGGCGGGGGCGAGGAACCCAAGACCTCAGCCGCATCCCACGCGCCACCGGGCAACGATCCGGCCCCACGCGCCAACGCGAACAACGCATCCAGATCACACCCGCCCCGCACCTGCGAGGCCATCGCCGCAACAGCCGCAACCGCCTCCACCCGCCGCTCGGCAACAGGCACCAGCCCAAGATGCCGAGAGGGAGTACCCACCTGCTCAGCCCGCCGCAGGACACCCAGCACAGGCACCCCCGACGCGTCCAACGCCTCCCGAAGCATCCCCTCATGCCGATCGGACCCCACCTTGTTCAGGATCACTCCACCGATCCGCACCTCCGGATCCCAGGAGGCAAACCCGTGCACCAGCGCGGCCACGGACCGCGACTGCGAAGAGGCGTCCACGACCAACACCACAGGCGCCCGCAGCAACTTCGCCACATGAGCGGTAGAGGCCAACTCCCCTTCCCCCGCCGCCCCGTCGAACAGCCCCATCACCCCCTCGACGACCGCGAGATCACACCCCCGCGCGCCATGGGCGAACAGCGGCGCGACCAGCTCCGCCCCACACAGATAGGCGTCGAGATTCCGCCCCACCCGCCCGGTGGCGAGCGCGTGATACCCGGGATCGATGTAGTCGGGCCCCACCTTGTGCGGGGACACGGCAAGTCCCCGCGAGGCGAACGCGGCCATCAACCCCGTGGCAACGGTGGTCTTGCCGCTGCCCGAAGAGGGCGCGGCGATGACCAGCCGAGGGACGGAAGAACTCACCACTCGATGCCTCTCTGCCCCTTCTGGCCCGCGTCCATGGGGTGCTTGACCTTGGACATGTCGGTCACGAGGTCGGCGAGTTCGAGAAGCTTCTCGGGGGCGTTGCGCCCGGTGATCACGACATGCTGGGTCCCGGGCCGGTCCCGCAGCACGGAGACGACCTCGTCGACGTCGACCCACCCCCAGTGCATGGGGTAGGCGAACTCGTCGAGCACATACAGCTTGTACGTCTCGGCTGCGAGGTCGCGCTTGACCTGCTCCCAGCCCTCGCGGGCCTTCTCCTCGTTGTCCATCTGGTCATCCCGCTGAACCCAGGACCAGCCCTCACCCATCTTGTGCCAGTCGACGGCCCCGCCTTCATCGGATGCCCCCAGCACCCGAAGCGCGTTCTCCTCGCCGACCTTCCACTTCGCGGACTTGACGAACTGGAAGACCCCGATGGGCCAGCCCTGATTCCAGGCCCGCAGCGCGAGCCCGAAGGCGGCGGTGGACTTGCCCTTCCCGATCCCGGTGTGCACGACCACGAGCGGCCGATTGCGCCGCTGACGAGTCGTCAGCCCGTCGTCGGGCACCACACTCGGCTGTCCCTGCGGCATTACGCGGCCCTCCTGCTGTTGCCCTGAACATCCCTGACGAGCCCGGCGATCGAGTCGGCCCGCAGCTCGTCCAACGTCACGGCCGTACCGCCGAGTTCACCCGCGAGCTGCGCGGCGAGCCCGAGCCGTACGGGCCCGGACTCGCAGTCGACGACCACGGACGCGACCCCGTCGGCGGCGAACAGCCGAGCGGCCCGTCCCGCCAGCGCGACCGGCTCAGGCCCGCCCGTCGCCCTGCCATCCGTCACCACGACCACCAACGCCCGCCGAGCCGGATCCCGCAACCGCTCCACCCGCAACACGTCATGCGCCCGCAGCAACCCGGCGGCAAGCGGCGTACGCCCACCCGTGGGCAGCGACTCCAGCCGTACCGCGGCCGCGTCCACCGAAGAGGTGGGCGGCAGCGCCACCTCGCCCGTCGACCCGCGGAAGGTCACGAGCCCCACCTTGTCGCGCCGCTGGTAGGCGTCGAGGAGCAGCGACAGCACCGCCCCCTTGACCGCGCTCATCCGCTGCCGGGCGGCCATCGACCCGGAAGCGTCCACGACGAACAGCACGAGGTTCCCCTCACGCCCCTCGCGCGTGGCCTGCCGCAGATCGTCGCGCCGGACCACGAGGCCAGGCCCCGACCGGCCGCGCGCCCGCTGATGGGGTGCCGCGGCCTGCACGGTGGCCGCCAAGTGCAGCTTGGTGAGGGCCCCTTGGGGCCGACGGGCCCCGGTGGTCCGCCCATGCTCGGTCCGCGCCCGCGACCGCCGCCCGGCCGCGCCCTCGCCGAGACCCGGCACGCTCAGCACCTTCGTACGGAAGGGTTCGGCGGCCCGTACGGGAGCCTGCTCGCCCGCGCCCGGCGACGGGGCCTGCCCGCTCTCGGAGGGCTCACCCTGCGCGGGCACCTCACCGGAACTCTCGCCGCCATCGTCGTCGGGCCCTTCCTGAGGCGGCTGCCCGCCGCCTCCGTCGGGCCCGTCCGGATCCGGATCCTCGTCGCCGGAGTCGCCGGAATCATCGGATCCCCCCGAGCCGTTGGAGCCGTCCCCGCCCCCGAACTCCTCCAACGTCTCGTCGAGCTTGTCCTCGTCAAGTCCCGGTGCGTCAAAGGGATTTCGCCGACGCCGGTGCGGCAGCGCGAGCAGCGCGGCCTGCCGTACGTCCTCGGCCAGCACCTCCGTGCGCCCGGCCCACGCGGCCAGCGTGGTGGCGGTCCGGGCCATCACGATGTCGGCCCGCATCCCGTCCACCTCGAAGGCCGCGCAGGTCGCCGCGATCTGCCGCAGCGGCCCGTCGCCGAGCACGACCGACGGCAACAGCTTCCGCGCGGCCACGATCCGGGCTCGTACCGCGGTCTCCTCGTCGGCCCAGCGCGCCGCGAAGCCGTCCGGATCGTCGTCGTACGCGAGCCGCCGCCGTACGACCTCCACCCGCTGATCGGGCTCGCGCGAGGCGGCCACCTCGACGGTCAGCCCGAACCGGTCGAGCAACTGCGGCCGCAGCTCGCCCTCTTCGGGGTTCATGGTCCCCACCAGCAGGAACCGGGCCGCATGCCGTACGGAGACACCTTCGCGCTCCACGTACGAGGCACCCATCGCGGCAGCGTCCAACAGCAGGTCGACCAGGTGGTCGTGGAGGAGGTTGACCTCGTCCACGTAGAGGATCCCGCGGTGCGCGTCGGCCAACAGGCCGGGCTCGAAGGCCTTCACGCCCTCGGCCAGCGCCCGCTCGATGTCCAGCGCGCCCACGAGCCGGTCCTCGGAGGCGCCGACCGGCAACTCGACCATGCGCGCGGGCCGTTGGACCCCGGCACCCACCTCGTGCGGCCCGTCCGGGCACGCCGGGTCGGGAGCGGCGGGCGCACACGAGAACCGGCACCCGGCGACGACGTCCACTTCAGGCATGAGCGCCGAAAGGGCGCGCACGGCCGTCGACTTGGCGGTGCCCTTCTCGCCGCGGACCAGCACGCCGCCCACCGCGGGCGACACGGCATTCAGGAGCAGCGCGAGCCGCAGGTCGTCCTGGCCGACCACGGCCGTGAACGGG from Streptomyces sp. NBC_00878 harbors:
- a CDS encoding putative cobaltochelatase → MSTPFPFTAVVGQDDLRLALLLNAVSPAVGGVLVRGEKGTAKSTAVRALSALMPEVDVVAGCRFSCAPAAPDPACPDGPHEVGAGVQRPARMVELPVGASEDRLVGALDIERALAEGVKAFEPGLLADAHRGILYVDEVNLLHDHLVDLLLDAAAMGASYVEREGVSVRHAARFLLVGTMNPEEGELRPQLLDRFGLTVEVAASREPDQRVEVVRRRLAYDDDPDGFAARWADEETAVRARIVAARKLLPSVVLGDGPLRQIAATCAAFEVDGMRADIVMARTATTLAAWAGRTEVLAEDVRQAALLALPHRRRRNPFDAPGLDEDKLDETLEEFGGGDGSNGSGGSDDSGDSGDEDPDPDGPDGGGGQPPQEGPDDDGGESSGEVPAQGEPSESGQAPSPGAGEQAPVRAAEPFRTKVLSVPGLGEGAAGRRSRARTEHGRTTGARRPQGALTKLHLAATVQAAAPHQRARGRSGPGLVVRRDDLRQATREGREGNLVLFVVDASGSMAARQRMSAVKGAVLSLLLDAYQRRDKVGLVTFRGSTGEVALPPTSSVDAAAVRLESLPTGGRTPLAAGLLRAHDVLRVERLRDPARRALVVVVTDGRATGGPEPVALAGRAARLFAADGVASVVVDCESGPVRLGLAAQLAGELGGTAVTLDELRADSIAGLVRDVQGNSRRAA